The Priestia aryabhattai genome includes a window with the following:
- a CDS encoding ATP-binding protein, giving the protein MKHARKVALRISIIYIIIGAVWILISDNISRTLAQGRFEVYIFFQQYKGWFFILATGIILYGLVYRRAYKLVESQQELVVKEHELQTSNQHYQSLFKHNPDGVFEISKTGEVLLANPEGEAIVGYSSEELQKMKPSALIAAEEFDMCKDYFKEVLNGKGAKFEMNVINRKQERRLLRCSLLPIVVHKQVVGVFMIARDITTYRQDEELMITSEKMSVIGQMAGAVAHEIRNPLTSLKGFVQVMQASKETNDTYLDIMMSEIDRINLISSEMLILGKKQHVSFEKTHLCEILKQVITLMEAQANLNNVSILLKEKAKRPIYVSADANQLKQVFINVIKNGVEAIIEKGHITIIVEEKDTRALIHFEDNGVGMSQERIEQVGTPFYSTKEAGTGLGLAVCYKIMERHQGTMHFKSGKGKGTTVTIDMPIIERNSRLS; this is encoded by the coding sequence GTGAAACACGCGCGCAAAGTAGCTTTAAGAATTTCAATTATATATATTATTATTGGTGCTGTATGGATCTTGATATCTGATAATATATCTAGAACATTAGCGCAAGGTCGTTTTGAAGTATATATTTTTTTTCAACAATACAAAGGTTGGTTTTTTATTTTAGCTACGGGGATTATTTTATATGGGTTGGTATATAGGAGAGCTTATAAACTAGTGGAGTCCCAGCAAGAGCTCGTAGTGAAAGAACACGAACTTCAAACGAGCAATCAGCACTATCAATCTTTATTCAAACATAATCCCGATGGCGTTTTTGAAATAAGTAAAACAGGTGAAGTTCTTCTTGCTAATCCAGAAGGTGAAGCAATCGTTGGATACTCCAGTGAAGAATTGCAAAAGATGAAACCTTCAGCTCTTATCGCAGCTGAAGAGTTTGATATGTGCAAAGATTATTTTAAAGAAGTGCTGAATGGAAAAGGTGCTAAGTTCGAAATGAATGTTATCAATAGAAAGCAAGAAAGACGGTTGCTTAGGTGTTCTTTGCTTCCCATCGTCGTTCATAAGCAGGTGGTAGGTGTATTTATGATTGCACGCGATATTACTACATACCGTCAAGATGAAGAGCTTATGATAACCTCGGAAAAAATGTCGGTTATTGGACAAATGGCAGGTGCCGTAGCACATGAAATTAGAAATCCGCTTACTTCTTTAAAAGGTTTTGTACAGGTTATGCAAGCATCTAAGGAAACAAATGACACATATTTAGATATCATGATGTCTGAAATTGACCGCATCAACTTAATCTCCAGTGAAATGCTCATTCTTGGAAAAAAGCAGCATGTATCTTTTGAAAAGACCCATTTATGCGAGATTTTAAAACAAGTTATTACGCTAATGGAAGCGCAGGCTAATTTAAATAATGTTTCTATTTTATTGAAAGAAAAAGCAAAAAGGCCTATTTATGTTTCGGCTGATGCAAATCAGTTGAAACAAGTGTTCATCAATGTTATCAAAAACGGTGTAGAAGCTATCATTGAGAAAGGTCATATTACAATAATAGTTGAAGAAAAAGATACACGAGCATTGATTCACTTTGAAGACAATGGAGTCGGAATGAGTCAAGAGAGGATTGAACAAGTGGGTACGCCGTTTTATTCTACGAAAGAAGCTGGCACCGGCTTAGGGCTGGCCGTATGTTACAAAATCATGGAGCGTCATCAAGGTACCATGCATTTTAAAAGCGGTAAAGGAAAAGGGACAACGGTTACTATTGATATGCCAATTATAGAACGAAACAGCCGCCTCTCGTAG